The Onychomys torridus chromosome 2, mOncTor1.1, whole genome shotgun sequence sequence CATTTTCATGCAGCGATGCAAGAAGCAATGGAAAGAGGTCTGGGGCCAGAACCTGTGCTTTCAGTGGTGTGCTGGCTGGCCTCCCTGGTCCCAGCAGCCAGTCTGTGCAGCCTTTTCAGCTCCTGGACACTGCTGGCCCAGCTGGACACTGCTGGGCACTACTGGACACTGCTGGCCCTGCTGGACACTGCTGGGCATGCTGGACACTGCTGGCCATGCTGGACACTGCTGGACACTGCTGGCCATGCTGGACACTGCCGGACACTGCCAGACACTGCTGGCCATGCTGGACACTGCTGGGCATGCTGGACACTACCAGACACTGTTGGACACTACCGGACACTGTTGGACACTGCTGGCCATGGACTACACAGAAACTGACAGGAACTACAAACTAGGGCTTATCTCCTATTCAATAGAAAACGCTGTTTATTAGTATACCACAGACCATCTACACCTGGCCACGTGACACTGGACAAGTCACTTAACCTCTCAGAATTATCCCAAGATGATGCctcacacaggtgtacacacacacacacacacacacacacacacacacacacacacccatacttGAAGCTATAAGAATACGATTAGATAATATGTACATAAGCCTTTTAAAAACCGTAAGGCTGAATTTAAacattgcttgtttttgtttttgttaacaaTGTCAAGGGTCATGAAATTCATAAAAATGAAGAAGTTACTCTAAATGTGTAGTTGAATGTCAGCTTAGTTTGCTACAAACTAAAAAGGCTGGAAGAAGTATATTGAGTCAAATTCAAGGAGAGGGTCATTGCTACCACAGCAGCCAAGGGTCCAGGGGTAGCCCCACATGACTAGACGacagaaaacaggacagaagtGACCTGGGGATGGGTCTGTAGGGCCTGGCTGGGGTGGAACCTGAGGCAACTTTGTGGTGGTATGGGGATGTCTAGAACCATGATTGGCTATGTGTATTTGTTAAAACCCACCAAGTAGACTCTTGAAAAGTGTGCATCTTATTGTACAAAATCATGTTTTGATACATTGATTTCAAATGTTAAAAAATGTCAGAGTGGAATACCCATTTCTCATAGATCCAACCACTGATATGGGCAGAATGGCCTATTAAAATTCATGGATTCAGGGCTGGCGAGATGACTCAGCGGCTAAGAGCAATtattgctctttcaaaggacctaaatcaggttcccagcacccagtcaaGATGCTCCcttctgcctgtaactccagctctggggcatctgacaccttcCAGCCTCCAAAGGCATTCCCACAGCAGTGGAatacatttacacatacacataaataaaaacgtATATATAAAGAGATGCATGGCATTTTAATAGACTTTTCAGGTAATTATCAACAACCATCTTACCAGCCTATTTTTACATACACTTGGGAAGAGACAACATGTGTTTGAGTTCCCTTAATTCCTTGATTTCTAAATAATGGCACCAAAGACAAGGGGGTGAGGTAGAAAGGTGAGAGAGAGAATTATGAATAAAATTCTTACCAGTTTTTACTTTCAACTGTTCGTAGTCAAAAATGGCAACCCCTGTAGTCTCGCTGCCAGTCCCCGAGGTAGTTGGAACTTGAACAAAACAATATTAATATTAGAAGCAATCTgaacagaggccagcagagataCTTAATTCCACCTCAGAAATCAGgagcaaagacagaaaaggaagcattGCTGACCTCACTGTTTGTCTGACATCTGTATAACATATATGCTAAGGAATTATGTGATGTCCATGCCTTAATACACACGTGTGTTCTCATCAGCATGTTATATCTGTGGCTACATTAGCATGCATGTCTGCAGTCTGTATCTGTGCTTGCGTATATGTTTAACATACATTATGATGTttgagtgtatgtgcatgcttaATGTATATCCTATCTGTCTGTATTAACATGTGGTTCGTTTAACATTTACATGGCTTCTACATCTGTTAACATAAAATGGCTTCATTAACATGTATGTATGGttaacatgcatgtgtgtttaataTGCATACTATCTATATATGTACAAATGTGTTTTGTGAATTTATATTGAACATATAATAAAGTGATATACATGTATGGTTaacatgcatgcatatttaaCATGCATGCTGCCTGTATCTGTGCAAACAGGTTTTACACATATGTTGCCTATGTTGCACTAACATGAAACTGTGTTAAACATATGATCTCTGTTGCAACATGCATGTATGATATCTATGTCAGTATTAACATGTGTATGTTAATCATACCTGTGTGGGAAATCCGTGCCATACTAACAGCGAGGAGCTCTGGAAGCTGGGTTCTCCAGAGCCAGAGATTGAGCTGCCCAGCACCTCTGGCTGGAGCGCTCACACATCCTGTCTCTAAAAGACATCTTTATTCCCTCTTGGCACCAGGCACAGGGGCGGGTTGCTTTCGCTGGGCCCTGTGGTTTTGTAGCTCTGTCAAGTTTCTAAACTTTACTAATCACCTCTCTGTGTGACGCCAACTCGGTTTCACCAGCGCCTTCCATTTGCCAGACTCCAATTACGCTGCTCCCTGCTGATTCCTCATTTATGTCACAGCAGCTCATCTGCCATGGACCCTTCAAGTCCCTTTCGGGGCTGTTTACCCTGGGGCagaagggagagcagggaggaaaCCTAACCATTCCCTTGTTCCTGGTTACTGTGTTTGAACAGCAGAACTTCTGTGATCAGTGCCCTAACGGCTgtagaaaggagagggaagaaaagtcTAGAACATCCCAAGGCCCCCCTGTGGAACACTCAAGATACTTGGGATATGGATTTGTGCACTGGGCACATGCGCATGCTGGCCACATGTCCCAGGGAAGACACAAAGCTCCAGGTCAGCTGGAGAGCCATTGTGTGGAAGGAAGGCTTGATTGAGTCCTTGAGAGAAAACACCAATTGTTCTCCCCAAGCTCCGCGGTGTCTGGGAGATGAGACCAAGCAGATGGGTCTGGGGACAGAGGGACCTACCAAGTGTCAACCAGGATCCTTCCTCCCCCACGGCCTGACACTGTAAGCTTCCCCCCACTGACCCAAACTGTCGCTTGACGGATGCCTGCTCTGTTCTCTAGTTAATGCATTGGTTTGAAATGAACAAAGCAGAGGTTCTGGAAACGTAGACTTGGAAACGAATAGCCCGCAGAGCAGCATAGCACCCAAGGCCCaaggccttcttttttttttttttttgccagttgtaaAATGAAGCAAATGAGCGGAGTGTTTACCTGCAATCAGAGGTTTCAGAGGCACAGTCACTGGCTTCCCCTTCCCAATGGGGGCATTGACATAATCCAGGAACTCAGAGTCCGGGCTGGATGCATACAGATTGGCAGCTTTACAGGTGTCCATGGTGGAGCCCCCACCCACAGCCACATAGGCATCAAAGGCTCCCTTTTTGGCAAATTCAATCGCATCCATGAAGCttagagaacagaaaacaaaagagcattatgctatattttaaaaaaatacactgtCATGTGGTTAAAGAAGGCCTGGGACAAATTTCTGATGGCAGCCATTTTTGTTGGCTTCTGCTTAAGTAACTGTCAAGCACACTAAGACCTCACCTTCTGTCTGTGGGCTCCACCCTCACGTCATCATAAACCTGAAAGCTGATGCCATTCTTCACTAGGGAATCCATAACTATTTGTACAGGAGGGAGCTGGGAGAGGTTCTTGTCTGTCATCAAGCAAACATTCTTAGCTCCCATATTCTGCAGATCctataataaaaatgaactcaGTGTTATTGACTACAATTCGATTGTTGTCCATTAATGCTCGTGTTGACAAGACACGATGCTTGGAGGCTGCAGACGCCTCAAATACTTGCCATGCCCACTTCCTTTGTAACCCCTGCTCCATATCTAATGTTTGAAACAGCCAtctgaaaagagaagagagattcaGGTGGATTAGAGTTGGCCAGTGTATCTCTGAAAACCAGAGCTGATGCCTCGGTGTTTAGAGAATCGATTACATGCTCTGCAGCACCGGCCTCTAGCTCTCCCACCTCCTGGCTCCCCGCTTCTTTGAGCAAACCTTGGCTCCAGATGTACAGGAATTGTGCATTTGTCTTTCCCCAATACCCAATAAACTCCCATTGTTTTTTCAGCTGTCAGTCTGTCTTCCTGAACACCCACATCGAAATTAACTCTCAAAGTTCTTACTTTCCAATTTAACTGTCTGTTCCTCAGCCTTTACCCCTTTATTTATCCAGCCCTTGTGTATATCATCTGGACACATCCCCGTAGCCTCCCGCCCACCAACACCACTGAGATGCTCTGTTGAAGGCCTCCTGCTGGACTCCAGTGAAACCAGAGAGGCACGGGCTTCTGAGTTTACACACAACAGCAGAGCTTTTCACTAACGCACACAGGCCACTTTTCAGTTAAAGAATGAAACGAAACAGCCATGGTTTGCTTGATTCATGATAtgttcagatttcttttctttcttaaaaaaaaaaaaaggttaaaaactctttaaaatgGGGATTTAAACAATCCAGGAGGGTCACCTGGATCTCCATCACTCTCAAATGGTCTAGAAACCGCCACACATTTTTCAAGTCTCAGCAATCATGGGGGGCTGAGTGGAGGCTGGGCCTTCAGAAGTGACTTGGGCTGTCAGCCCTCCCCCCCTCCAATGAACTTCTAATTTCTCACTCTAAACTAGGAGGGGCAGGGAGTTAAACAAACAATTAAAGTAATTAATGTAATTATGTAATTAGTATGGCACTCTACTCTTATTCCAAAAGATGACTTCTTTTGTTAAGTAAGGCCCGGGGCAAATTTTCAGAGACTCAATATACAGCATAAGAATTCAGTCTGCCGAACTGGGAGTTTGTCATAATTTAACAGCTACATAAAAGACAGTGTCTTAAAcattcttcctgtttccagaCTACATACATTCCACTATTGTGCACATTGCTGCCCGGTGCCTGATGGGAATGAGCCTGCAGAACACCAGTCAACAACAGATTTCAAACGAAACACCAACGTGTCAGCAAATACTGTGCGCCACCCATAAAAGAAAGAATGAGCCAATGAAATCTACCTCAAATGCATATTCTGTTGTCTTTCCAGAAGGTGGGAGTCCAGGGGCTGAAAGTGCAGAGGGTAACATCAGAGCATGCATCAACAAATATCCCAAATAATAGTCTTTTTGGTAATAGAATCCAGCAGTGAACATAAACATCTTCCTAAAACCTTCCCTCAAAGCACACCTTTTTGGCATTTCATGGTTGTACATAAAATATAGATCAATATTTACAAAAAAGTACTGAAAACCGATTTCTAAAATCTCTGCATAAAGCTAGTTGTTATTTGGGGGCAATAGGGGGccatcaataaatgtaatatttaaaaaagttattgttgtgtgtgcatggtgaCTGTGTGTACGGCAGCGGTGTGTATGACAgcaagcatgtggaggtcagagggcaattttgTGGAGTTGATCCACGTCCATGCCAATTCTGGGGCTCCAGCTCAGGTCACCGGGCTTCCGTGGTTAAATGTCCTCATCACTGAAACACCTTCCTGGATGCTTATCTTTCCTTTTAATCTACTTATCTACAGTCAGTTCTGGTCAGCCACAAGATCAAGGGAAGTCAACCGCATCTGTGCCCCACCAGTTTTTGCTGTTAACAGACCTGAACTAGACGACACCACTGCCATGTTGTTCCCCGAGGGCAAAGGCATCACCCTATGCAAAGCCAGCTTTCTATGACTCCTCTAAGGCTCTGCAGACATCCTTGCTACTAGTGTTTCTGCTTCTGCGGCTGAAGTTTAGGTCAAGCAGTACGCTGGAGTTCTTTCTAAGCCATTCCCCAagcagaaaaaagacaaaaagtttaGCACAAAAGAAAATTCTGCCTGATTTCCCAAGGGCCTTAAAGGCTGGTTCCACTTCATGGCTGGTGGTTAGAGGCCCATCTGCCCCGGGGGTTTGTGGGGGACTTCTTAGGAAGCAGGAAAAGGCCTTGGTCTCTGACCTCTCTCTTACACCTCCCATCAGGCCTGCTGCACCCTCTGCTCAGGAGCGTGCATGGCTGACCTCTTTCCTTGCTTCTCTGTTCATAGCTTACCTCCTTCCAAGACGAaaattcataattcatatgtcAATAAATCATGTGTCACCCTGGGGACAGGCTGAAGCTACCATGAACTATTAGGGACCACAGGGTCTGATAAGGATTAAGGTGGTGGGAGCTGAACacttttgttactattttttaaacttttttttttgtttgttttgtttttttgagacagggtttctctgtagctttggagcctgttctggactagctctgtagaccaggctggccttgaactcatagagatccacctgcctctgcctcctgagtgctgggattacaggtgtgcgccaccaccgcccggcttgttattatttttaactgttaaGAAATAGATTAGTTTTAAAATGGATATGggccagattttttttcttctagcaatCACCTTACTTTAGCTTTTAGAGTTGTCTTTTAACCCAAAAGCCTTGTTCctgaagaacttttttttttttttgaagctgaggatcgaacccagggccttgcgcttgctaggcaagcactctaccactgagctaaatcccctccTGAAGAACTTAAACATTCTTAAAGTATCACAAGTGTGTTTTCAGTTTGGAAAAACACTGTATTTTAAATTGAAAGCATAAAATAGCATGAAATATCGTGCACATAGCGAATGTGGCGCACTTGGAGCTTGTGTGGACCAGTTTCACAGTGAGAGAAGCTATCTTCACCAGCCCACCCCCATGTGCCTTGATTTCCCCTTTCCGCACTTGACCCAAATGTACTGCCCATGCTAGTGAAAGGAAGCAAAACAGGCTGATGAAGTAACTCAGGATGCGTTACCTTGGGAGTAAGTATGAGAATGTGTTGGGCACTGGCATCTAGGGAAAAGAAACAAGGGAAACATAAATAGGAACCGGAAACCAAAAGTGAAAGCCTTAAAGTACTCTCACACTGCATTCTAGTCCCGAGACTGAACGGGTCGCAGCTGGCAGAGCAGCGAACAGAGGCAACAGAAACTCCAAACTCAAGATAACACCGGAGACAAACGCCAGCCCACCGCGGTCTTGTCAGCCCAGACAGTCCTTGTGATGTCTAGCAAGGCCTGCAGGCATCTCTGGGAAGCATGCGGACGGCACACACTGATGGGGTCCTGGATTCATGAGGCTGCAGCCAAGACAGGTCAGGGGCTTTGACTGAGCCACGAGGCTCTTCCCACTCAGCTCTCAACCCTGGGAACTTTCTACGTGATCCTCTCGTGTCTTCAAGGTGTTCAGTTTATCTTCAAGCTGCCTCTGCACTGGAGCTCCCGGAAGCGCTCAGACCACTGGCTTCCCTGGTCAGATACTCACACCCCACACTCCATCGCAGCCCCCAGGCTCTGTGAGCTGGTCCCATCTCTACAGCACGCACACTTAGCACATCCTCCTTCCTGGAGCCCTGCGTCCCTGCACTTTCCACATGTTCTTTTCTGGagatttctcttccttccctgccaCATCCGCTACTTCCTGGACAGTCCCTCCTTCTGGCTTCAATTTCTCCTATTCATGTTTCTCTTTACGGCTCAGAGAACCTTGCCACAGCGGGGTGTCGGCAAATACTTGACTGCATAGCCTCCTCCCCACCGCGCCAAAATTCAAATCTGGCGTCAAACCACCCGAGGAGGGAAAAGGTAGGGGAGGAAAAGGGTGGTCACTTCCGCGGCTCTCAGGATTGCAGAACTTGCTGAGGTCAAGACAAATCATAAAGCAAGGCTGCCACCTAGTGGCCACCTGCTTCCTGCAGGGGGCAGGAGAGCgggccaggcccaggcccagctcACAGCTAGCTCTTTCCTGCATTCAACCTTTTAAGGACAAGAGAagcaaagggaagaaagacacaggaaatcAGTGCTGGGGACATGGCTGCCTCTTAGCGTTCTTCGTGGTATTTTAAGTTCTAATACTAACGGACTCCCATGTAACCCTTGGCGGAGGTTCCTGCTTGGTCCGCTTCTGAGGTTGCCCACCTGTGTTGACTGATTTCCTCAGCTCCCTCCTCACTGTCCTTCCTATCCTATCAAGAGATTCGTGTCTGAAACCCCCAGGCTTGCTCATCCTTTGGTTCTCCCCCGGCCCACATTTACAGGCTGTTTCCTTCCGTCCAGCACACTCCTTGGTCCCTGAAATCAAGTCAGAGCTCCTAGCGTGGATCCTTACTTTGTTACTGGAGCCTTTCACATAGGAGTGTGAGCTCAGGCAGTTAACCAGGCTCAGTTGCTTGTCCTCAATAGGCCAATGAAAGAGTCAAGAAagtcaaaggcagagagagatttaTTCAACGGGGCAGCACTGGGAAGGGGTCTCCAGTGACACCCCCCTCCCCCGATTCATCATCCAGGATCCTGATATAGGGTATAGGTTTAAATGgaagggcagagagatggctcattggttaagagcatgtacagctcttccagaggatcccagcGGGCGGGCCGCACTTTCTTTGGGTTCCAAGATCCCCTGCTCTGTCACTTCGGTGACCTGGGCAGTCCCTTCTGCTCCTTCCTCACTCTGCCACCCCTTACACAGTCCGTTCGCCCCACGGCTGCCTTCAACCATCtgacccttctttctcccttgagCTTTACACTCTCACGTACCAAGGCCCCCGACAGTCCTCCACTCGCCTCTCAGCCTTCACCACGGTCTGCTTCACTGTCATTTCTCACTTAGATGTTCACTAGTTTCCAAAGTGGCTTCTGGGCTGCACCTCTGTAGCTCTAGACCCCAGTGTGGTCAGGGTGGGGTGTTTCCCAATGACCCCATTCCTTCAAAGCCGCTTACGGGGCAAATAAAGTGCAGACCCAGCCCTGCCCACTTGGCTCCTCATCTCTGGCTTTCTCCTCatctcttggcttgctcagctctgGGTTATAGCTCCTGAGAAAACgagccatctctcctttctcAAACTTAGCTCGCTCCCGCCCTCCCACATCAGGAACTTGGCCCTAGTTTTCTCTCTGCTTGGAagccactttctttttcttcccatctcttttATTCTAGACAAGTGTGTTCTCTCCTCAGATCTGGAGTTGTCTTGAGGCCCCAGGGAGGAACCCTTTCTCTGTGGCCTGAtgggctgcacttccagaggactgggtttgattcccagcacccacaaggtggctcacaaccctctgcaaCGTCAGGTCCAGGGAATCAAATGCCCTCTTTATCCTCTCCAGGCACATGAGATGCAGACACACAACTAggcaggcaagacacccatatacataagaCCAACTGCTTCAAAACTCATTCCCCACTTCCTTTTCCACTCCATTTCCTACTGGCATCAGTGTGCTGACCTAACTGCATCCCGTGTGGTTGTTCCAAACACGTTCTGGGTGACATTGGTTCTAAGGGAtatggtttcttctccttcttcttcttcttcttcagtatGAATGCACAGGTTTACACAAAAGAATGTACTTATTCCTATTACAGGACTCCTCAAAGCACTTTACATATCAACATAGATGTCAATGCATGAAGTAGCTCCCCACATTTATTTGGCCATGGGATTATTGTATCACCAGGCACCTTGATAAGCGAGGCATGCGGCTTTAGTAGCTTTCTGTTATTCACAGAACATAACTTACCATTTTACCACAGGCCGGGGAACAAGGATTACAAAGCCAAAGTTCAACCTATGGCTGTGCCATTGGGGCACTGAACACatgattttcatgttttattcttATGCTAGTGTTTAGTATGCCGGAGTTACCAGAAAGCTTATTTCTGCTACCAATAGTTCATGTGCAGTGTATGCTACCTAGTATGCACCAGCTGTTTTCCTTTCGTCTCAGTCCTTACTGCCTCCCAGGAAGGCAGGCTCACACCCCACTTTTGGGCCCTGGAACTACAACCGTCCCTCTCTGGTGTggctcttccctctcctttcccgTCTCCACTAGTCAGCTCAGACCTGTGTCTCCCAAGACTGTGGACTTTCTTACTCATACTCAGCCTTTCTGGTGGAAGGGATCAGGTCAGGGAGGGTAACTACTTGTGGTCTTCTCCCTTTGGGAGCTCAACTGCTGAGACAAGCTACAGGTGTCTGTGGCCTTAACGAGATCCCTAAGTAGCCTGTGCTTTCCAGCCTTCCGTTGTATTCTCAGAGAGGAGCGGCCTCTGCACACAGATCCAGTACACACGCCTTGCTTTGATACCTTAACTGTCTCAGCCAGAAGGCCAAGTTCTCCTCGCCTGTCACACTGTGGGAATGTTTCTTTAACGCTAGCTGGGCCACTGTCCACACTGTTCCATCCCGTCCTACCATGGTTTCAGGCCCTGCCCAGCCCAGAGCATACTGGGTGGGTGCTGCTTTCCTGAACTCTGCAAGTATTCGGATTCCAACTGCCTGCCCGGATGGGCGCACACATGGGTTGCCAAGCTCTGTGGCATCCTTGGCGCAGCCTGTACTCACGCTCTGCTTTGCAGGTGCCTCAGCAAGTGTGTGACCCGGGCGCGTGCGGCTGCAGCCATGGCAGGTCTCCTTGGCCTCTGCCTGCTCCACCCCCACTGGTGGCCAATCCTGGCGGCTGGACACCAACAGGCAAACATCTGTCTCTGACTGGCTCTGCAAGGTCACCTGACCCAGCTTTGGCCCGTTTTCCAGGAATCAGAACCAGTACAACTGCCCAGCAGCCAACTCAAGACTCCACAGGGTCTTGTGTACACTTTAAAACCagaactgtgtctcaaaaacaaaagaaaacaaaacaaaacaaaacaaaaaaagcctacAACCGACCTATCAAAGCAAGTCTTTGAAAGTTACATTCTCTGTGAACAGTTTTGGTTCTGAGAAAGTTCTCAAGATGAATACTTAGAACTATGAACCAGCAGGGCTCAGCAGGGCCTCATCTTCCCAGCACCAGAGGAAGGCTTCTCTAAAGAGGGCCAAGTCCAATGAACTTAACTAGAACATTATCCAAAGCCAGTTACAACTTGAGTATTCTCATTATGAAATGATTTGAGCTTTCCTTGCATTTTCTAAAGTAACCCtataaatatttaacataaaaaaGTACCTATAGCCCAGCTTCCAGTTCCAAACTTTCTGTCGACTGATAGATAAAAAGagcagggtgggggttggggatttagctcagtggtagagcgcttgcctagcaagtacaaagccctgagtttgaccctCGGTGGCCACTCGGTTTATAGAAAACACCCCTCCCTCAATCCTGGATTTACTATTAATAATTTTCAGGAGATATTTATGcaaagataagtttattaagatcAAAATAAGACACTGATAATGGAAAATGCCCAGGACAGCAATAACCATAAAATCTCCTGCTGTGTGTGCCTGATCATTTATGATAtcagcacttgaggggcagaaCCACAAGGCCTTAAGTTCCATGTCAGCCCAGgccacacagtgaattccaggccagcacaGGCTAAAAACTAAAATCCAAGTCAATTAAACAAAAACCACGGGTGATAAACAAAATGACAAGTACTTTCTGGAGTAACAAGGTTAATTACCATTATTTACTATGGTTCCAAATTACCATGTAAAGCAACACGTTCATTTGGCCAAACACACCACCTTCACAAACATCAGTGTACCATGCTTTTAATACTACAGTTCCCGCCAAAGAATACAAGCGGCCTCCCTGTAACCACTGCAACTACTTCGTGTTTTTCCAGCACACGCTGGCTACATCGGCACCCAGGTCAGCGGCTTCATGCACAACATCCACGGACAATAAAGTTAAAAGGGACGCCAGGCACCGACATGCTTTTATTAAGTAACCTTTACAACACTTGTAAACCTCAGGAAGACTTGGTTTTTCCCATTCTCCCTGCTTCGATAAATACACAAGCTCTGTtacaaaaataatgcaaaaatgttGACACCAATCTACTATGCCCCAGAAATCTGAGCAACTCTTACCGAGTATCCAAAGTCAAGATAAAAAAGCCGGCGGTTAACTTACTCCTGATTCTGACCATATTATTTCTCTAATTCTCATGTTCTCAAAATATGCCCTTAATTTCCAGCCAATGTCTCTGTCGTGGGGGAAAAGATTATtccacccctgccccagcctgCAGTGCGCACAACTTAACCCTTAGTTCAGACAGTCCTCGCTTTGCAGAACACGTCCAGTGGGGAGAACActacttcctcctcttcccaccttGGTGCGGCACTCCTTTCTTCTTGCCACCGAAAGCGGGAGGCCTGGAATGCTTCTTGCCTCCCAagcctcctttcctcctctctccctggcCCGGCGGTCCAGCTTTTCTCTTGCTCGAAGGTCCCTGCCGGCCCCCCTTTCTCTTGCCCTTCTGGCCCATTTTCCTCCTCTTGGCGGCCTCTTCTTGGTCCTCCTCCCTCATCTGCTTGTTGGTGGCCCTCGTCACGTCCAGCTGAGGCTTCTTGCTGTTCATGACTCGAAGCAGCTCCAGCTGGCTCTTCCTCTCGGCTGCAAAGTCCCCAAAGAGGGGCTGAAACTTCCTCTTCTTGCCGGTGCCCCGGGGCGCCTTCTCCTTGGGGAGGCGCTCCTGGAAGCGCCCCACCGAAGCGGTGGAGACCTTGGCCACTTGCATGGCGCGACCCAGCTCCTCCTTACTCTGGTGTCCCGTGGGGTGCAGGCCGGCTGAGCTGGGCACCTGCGCCTTGTGCGCCCGGGCCAGGTTCCGCAGCCGGTTCAGCTCGTTCTTGGCCACGCGCTCCTTCTTGGCCTGAATCCGCTTGGCGAACTGGTCTTCCATGGGGTCGGCGCCCCCAGGCACCTCGATCAGCCATTCCTTGGTGTCGTCCCGGGCTCGCTTGTAGCCCCAGCGGCGCCGCCACTGGCCGCTCACCTCGTCCCACACGAGGTTGGTCTTCTTCTTGGGACGGATGCCCTTCA is a genomic window containing:
- the Adhfe1 gene encoding hydroxyacid-oxoacid transhydrogenase, mitochondrial isoform X3, with protein sequence MEGQSVEELLAKAEQEEAEKLQRITVHKELELEFDLGNLLASDRNPPTVLRQAGPSPEAELRALARDNTQLLINQLWQLPTERVEEAVVARLPEPATRLPREKPLPRPRPLTRWQQFARLKGIRPKKKTNLVWDEVSGQWRRRWGYKRARDDTKEWLIEVPGGADPMEDQFAKRIQAKKERVAKNELNRLRNLARAHKAQVPSSAGLHPTGHQSKEELGRAMQVAKVSTASVGRFQERLPKEKAPRGTGKKRKFQPLFGDFAAERKSQLELLRVMNSKKPQLDVTRATNKQMREEDQEEAAKRRKMGQKGKRKGGRQGPSSKRKAGPPGQGERRKGGLGGKKHSRPPAFGGKKKGVPHQDASAQHILILTPKPLDSHLLERQQNMHLRWLFQTLDMEQGLQRKWAWICRIWELRMFA